The genomic interval ACCTGTTGGCGGTGTTCATGTTGTCGGTTTGACTCAGGGACGTGGTGGGAAGATGGCAGGGAAACGGACCGGGCGGCGGAAGCATTTGGGATTCGGCTCAGTTCGAACCGGAAATGGACGCGCGGAAGAACGTCCGGGAACTTGCAGCCAGTGTGGGCACGGCAGTTTCCGGCTCAGGATTGAAAACCACGTATTCATTCGGACTTGCAAGACCTGCGGATATGAGAAGGAGGTTTGACAGATGTCGAAATGTCGGGCTTGTGGAACGAAAATCCGGTGGATCCAGACCAAGAACGGAAGATACATGCCAGTAAACCTGGAAAATGTGTCAGTGGAAGTGGGGACGCTTGAACCGGACACCTGCATAGTCACGGAAGGCGGCAGCGTGTTATGGGGCCGACACTATCGGGGCGGCGAAATCAACGGGTACATCGTGACCGGGCGTATTTCTCACTTCGCGACTTGTCCGGCGGCGGGACGGTTTCGCAGGAGCGGCTGAGAAGATGGGATATGTGGTGCCGATCGACGAATTTGGCTGGTACACCACACTGCCAGTGCCGCTCAGAAGCCAAGCAGTGGCGATCGCCGACGATCTCGTTCGGCAGTACCACGAGGTCGAGATCCGGCGGGCGATGCTCGGCTGGGTTGTCAGGTACCGTCGCAGGAGGGAAAACTGAAGGAATGACCTACGCAAACAGAGGAATGGCCTTTGAGCAACTCATCGAATTTGCAAACGCGCAGTACCTGTCGAAGGGCTGGGCTATCATCCAAAAAGTCCCGACACCGTGGAAGGTCATCCGGCGCGGCAAACAGATCGTGTCGGCCTTTCCGGAGAAAAAGTCGACCGTGGATTTTGTCGGCGTGTTCAACGGCCGCCCGATCGCGTTTGACGCGAAATCGACGCGGGAGCGGACAAGGTTCGAGCTGGATCTGGTGGAACCGCATCAGGTTGATTTCCTGCGGCGTTGG from Effusibacillus pohliae DSM 22757 carries:
- a CDS encoding Holliday junction resolvase RecU, with the translated sequence MTYANRGMAFEQLIEFANAQYLSKGWAIIQKVPTPWKVIRRGKQIVSAFPEKKSTVDFVGVFNGRPIAFDAKSTRERTRFELDLVEPHQVDFLRRWQDNGGVAFLLIEFSVLHEVYAMPLREFEKWWVGRMRGGRQSIPYQEIRLSCDRVEPNRGIVLDYLGAVVSWQKRGGTCSGEKNTGSTCISTSR